In Pelagicoccus sp. SDUM812003, the genomic stretch CCTAATCGAGCCTTCTTCGAAAGGCTATCCTTCTTGCCCGAATTGGTACTGTGACGGACGAGTGCAACGACGATTGGAGCATTTCGTTTCCCGTCAGGGAGTCTTCATAAGAGGAATAGGTCCAGCCACGATTCGAGCCCTCAGGTCTTCTGGAGCTATCGACCGTGCATCTGATTTTTATCGATTGGATTCGAAACGGTTGATTGAAGCATTGGGTGTTAGCGATGTATCCGCTCAGAAGATACAAGAGGCTATCAATGAAACGCGGACGGCAGAGCTATGGCGCTTCATTGCTGGATTGAGCGTTCCGGACTTGGGAGAGAAAGGCAGCAAGGAGTTGGCTTTGGCTGTTGGTTCGCTCGATGTCTTGAGTAAGCTAGATCCCTCGTGCTTGGAAACCGAAGAGGGGATGGAAAAATGGAATCTCAGCTCCATCGCTGCTAGAAGTCTCAAGCGTAGCCTCGAGCAAACGGATTTGCGAGCGACGATCAATGACCTGCTTGATCAAGGAGTGAATCCCCAGGTCCGGCGCTGAGGCGCAAGTCTTCCTGGCGGCAAGCGAGAACGCTCTCGCGAAGAGTTAAGGCCCGTAAGGTTTGCATGGTATTGGGAAGGAAGCTGCTCCCCCTGTTGCTCTACACGTAAAGTAGCCCGAAACGTGTCACGGGGTGTCAGCGGCGACTGGTGTTGACCTGCTCATTGCCGTTTAGGACGTTTGATGGATAGTCGCGAGGTTTCATAATGAATCGTTGATCGCAGAATCTCGAGTAAGTCGGATCCGATCACGCCTCCAAATTCCTCGATTCCGTTGCTCTTGGAAAATCGTTCGAAACTGGAGAGGTCTACACAGCTCACTGGATAGTCCGTAATTCTCAACTCCCCCAGCTTTAGGTCGACATTCGTGGTCCATCTCTTGTCTCTAGCTCCCGATAGCCAAGTCGCATCGTTTTCGGTCTCTTTGAGTTCGAGCCCAAGCTCTTCAGCTAAAGAGGCGTTCAGAATCGTATAACCGCCTGTATCTAGAAACATCCGCATCGGGCGTCCTTCGATTTGTACATCTGCAAAGAGTTTGCCGTCTTTATCGGATGTCAGCTCTAGCACGTGCTTCTTGGGACCAGAGAAGTATGTCATGGTCTTGGGCTCCGCTCGCGCGCTTTCTGAGAGTGAGATTAATATGAAGATGCAGATGAAAGTCCTCATTGTTCTGAAGAGGCGAAGCTGACGTGCTCGGTCAGCGCGGAGAGTCCGCCGAAGTTGTATTTCTTCTCTGAAGTCTTCAACGTTCTGACAGCGCTAGTCTTAGGCCCATGGAAGCGAATGTTCCGGCCACCACTCTCCTTGACCACTTTTGGGCTGAGGGCGATTCCATGACGCTCGATCTGAACCGGTTGGCGAGGAGGCCGTAGCCCACGAAGACCAGGAGGGTCAAGATCATGAACAGCAGGCTCAGGGTGGTTAGTTGGATCAGGTACGAGGCGCCCTCCTTTCGTATGAATTGAGGCAGGAATGCTAGAAAGAAAACCGTCAGCTTCGGGTTTAGAACGTTGATGAGTATCGCTTTGGTCACTATTGAAAGTTGACCCTGCGGGCTGACTTGTTCGCCTTCTGTCACGGCGCTTCGGCTCCTC encodes the following:
- a CDS encoding LysE family translocator, whose amino-acid sequence is MTIDLSFFATALIVVLIPGTGVLFTVSIGITRGRSAAFWASVGCTLGIVPHLLATILGLSTLIHASALAFQIVKYVGVVYLLYLAFSTMRSRSAVTEGEQVSPQGQLSIVTKAILINVLNPKLTVFFLAFLPQFIRKEGASYLIQLTTLSLLFMILTLLVFVGYGLLANRFRSSVMESPSAQKWSRRVVAGTFASMGLRLALSER
- a CDS encoding retropepsin-like aspartic protease — translated: MTYFSGPKKHVLELTSDKDGKLFADVQIEGRPMRMFLDTGGYTILNASLAEELGLELKETENDATWLSGARDKRWTTNVDLKLGELRITDYPVSCVDLSSFERFSKSNGIEEFGGVIGSDLLEILRSTIHYETSRLSIKRPKRQ